A part of Halodesulfovibrio marinisediminis DSM 17456 genomic DNA contains:
- a CDS encoding YggS family pyridoxal phosphate-dependent enzyme produces the protein MNECHVDSAAIIARYDAVVEKVADAARKAGRNPEDVKLIAVSKRHPAEAIRILNKHGHLDFGENYVQEALAKQEELADLTINWHFIGHLQSKKAKDVAGKFALIHSIDRLSLAQKLQKRMEMLPVSGLDGERKVQDILLQVNIGDEAQKSGVDKDGLFEFAEQVAALPQLRVRGLMGMPPASCVAEEARPFFSELRELRDELVTRIGIPMEHLSMGMTQDYVQAIEEGATFVRIGTEIFGPRPY, from the coding sequence ATGAATGAATGTCATGTTGACAGCGCTGCAATTATTGCCCGTTATGATGCTGTCGTAGAAAAAGTAGCGGATGCTGCCCGCAAAGCAGGACGTAATCCTGAAGACGTAAAACTTATTGCCGTATCCAAACGCCATCCTGCCGAAGCGATAAGAATACTTAACAAACACGGACACTTAGATTTTGGCGAAAACTACGTACAAGAAGCGCTCGCTAAGCAGGAAGAACTGGCTGATCTTACCATAAACTGGCACTTTATCGGCCATTTGCAATCCAAAAAAGCCAAGGATGTTGCAGGAAAATTTGCTCTGATCCATTCCATCGACAGACTCAGCTTGGCACAGAAACTGCAAAAACGCATGGAGATGCTTCCCGTTTCCGGTTTGGACGGTGAAAGAAAAGTTCAGGATATTCTGCTTCAAGTTAACATTGGCGATGAAGCACAAAAGTCCGGCGTTGATAAAGACGGACTTTTTGAATTTGCTGAACAGGTAGCAGCACTTCCACAACTGCGTGTTCGCGGCTTAATGGGAATGCCACCAGCATCTTGTGTTGCAGAAGAAGCACGTCCTTTCTTCAGTGAATTGCGTGAACTGCGCGATGAGCTTGTAACCCGCATCGGCATCCCTATGGAACACCTCTCCATGGGAATGACTCAGGATTACGTGCAGGCAATTGAAGAAGGCGCAACATTTGTACGTATTGGGACAGAAATTTTCGGCCCGCGTCCTTACTAA
- the era gene encoding GTPase Era: MSNTEHRCGWVAMMGPPNAGKSTMLNAYLGQKVAIVTPKPQTTRNQVSGILSSPDSQVIFMDTPGIHQLRGKMNKILLQTAWHTLSGADVVLVVLDGSLYVDRPGAFDKDIEPLREAILNEKRPVIVAVNKVDKFRDKAKMLPLLEKLSTLWPNAEVFPVSAMRRDGLDPMLEYIKKHLPVCEKHYPEDQLSTVPVRFMASEVVREKLFMELRQELPYNCAVEIEKWDDTGERVFVNAVIYVSRKSHKSMVIGKHGQNLKKVGTEARKELQEMLHQKVHLELWVKVREGWTEDMSFMRLLGLSSS, from the coding sequence ATGAGTAACACAGAACACCGCTGCGGTTGGGTCGCCATGATGGGGCCTCCTAATGCGGGTAAATCCACTATGCTTAACGCATACTTAGGGCAGAAAGTAGCTATCGTTACCCCTAAGCCACAAACTACCCGAAATCAGGTCAGCGGTATCCTGTCCAGCCCAGATTCCCAGGTTATCTTCATGGATACTCCTGGTATTCACCAGCTTCGTGGTAAAATGAACAAAATTTTACTGCAGACTGCATGGCATACCCTGAGCGGCGCGGATGTGGTTCTGGTAGTTCTGGATGGTTCACTGTACGTTGACCGTCCCGGTGCGTTCGATAAAGACATCGAACCATTAAGAGAAGCTATTCTCAACGAAAAACGTCCTGTTATTGTTGCTGTTAACAAAGTGGACAAATTCCGCGATAAAGCAAAAATGCTCCCGCTTCTCGAAAAGCTCAGCACTCTTTGGCCTAACGCAGAAGTTTTCCCTGTTTCTGCAATGCGCCGAGACGGTCTTGATCCAATGCTCGAGTACATTAAGAAACACCTTCCTGTTTGCGAAAAGCATTACCCGGAAGATCAGCTTTCCACTGTGCCTGTACGCTTCATGGCGTCCGAGGTTGTTCGTGAAAAGCTCTTTATGGAACTGCGTCAGGAACTTCCATACAACTGCGCCGTTGAAATCGAAAAATGGGATGACACCGGTGAGCGTGTTTTTGTAAACGCAGTTATCTACGTATCCCGTAAGAGCCATAAATCTATGGTTATCGGCAAGCATGGCCAGAACCTCAAAAAGGTTGGCACTGAAGCCCGTAAAGAGCTTCAGGAAATGCTGCACCAGAAAGTTCACCTCGAACTGTGGGTGAAAGTACGCGAAGGTTGGACTGAGGACATGAGCTTTATGCGCCTACTGGGTCTCTCTTCTTCCTAG
- a CDS encoding aminotransferase class IV, which produces MTYYRAGKFHDDGVVQNIAAPSFRFGAGIFETILFNGKNLCFFNQHLDRMGSSLEKLGFIVPPIDYAEIVMDVLERCGLSKQMARVNIFALIDENDMVDPVITAAPYTPQPDKRYRVCTVTDGVQHPLLGHKTMNYMYNWLQRRSAIQKGYDDAVLISRDNLVTETTTAALLFGDGERFCVPGGKMRLPSIALEIARSILPVYDCSVRSYSVGNFRYAYMLNSLIGMRPVTAINGTMFMPDDHNCKAVTEKICGC; this is translated from the coding sequence ATGACCTACTACAGAGCTGGAAAATTTCATGATGACGGAGTGGTGCAAAATATTGCTGCTCCGTCTTTTCGTTTTGGAGCTGGAATTTTTGAAACAATCCTCTTCAATGGAAAAAACCTGTGCTTCTTCAACCAACATCTGGACCGAATGGGAAGTTCGCTGGAAAAACTAGGCTTTATTGTTCCACCAATTGACTACGCTGAAATAGTTATGGACGTCCTTGAGCGTTGCGGGCTCAGCAAGCAAATGGCACGAGTTAACATTTTCGCGCTGATTGATGAAAACGATATGGTTGACCCTGTCATTACGGCCGCACCGTATACACCACAGCCAGACAAGCGTTACCGTGTGTGCACCGTTACCGACGGAGTTCAACACCCGCTGCTCGGTCACAAGACCATGAACTATATGTACAATTGGCTTCAGCGTCGCTCTGCCATCCAAAAGGGGTACGATGATGCCGTGCTCATTTCACGCGACAACCTTGTAACTGAAACTACAACGGCTGCGCTCCTTTTCGGAGATGGAGAACGATTCTGCGTGCCTGGTGGCAAGATGCGCCTTCCGTCCATTGCGCTCGAAATTGCCCGCTCTATTCTGCCTGTTTACGACTGCTCTGTACGCTCGTATTCTGTTGGAAACTTCCGCTACGCTTACATGCTCAACTCACTCATCGGGATGAGACCGGTAACGGCCATAAACGGCACTATGTTCATGCCGGATGACCACAACTGCAAAGCTGTAACGGAAAAAATCTGCGGCTGTTAG
- a CDS encoding chorismate-binding protein, translating to MQCAFSVFLEAGKVQRQKLAALFNGFATLFDADMLLSGVTEEDAPLRRSANMCIIGIDPVKELIVQPETTRDEIKSFCFDSGHETLGYLAYTFGLKERGIASDKQNDLPLGHFRQYSILITVNLTTGLLECSALETADHRKVQRLKDLCTTPPHCADLLPQRAKFPTPTPSMSQAEYIDGVKTVLEHIRSGDTYQLCLSSAFSMTVPEDFSTCTCSNKKQCDAVGLFMHLWQHYPAAYYAWFSSENAKIISTSPECFLRVEDGLITSEPIKGTLAFDEFSEELLAELHESPKESAELSMIVDLIRNDISAHCEYGSVTVERHKDIFTVDNMLQMYSVVRGTLKKDSTCLDLLFDAFPGGSITGCPKLRTMQIIEKLEPHSRDLYCGSFLHIKNTTTMNSSIAIRTGWFTHDHSGIQKFRYFAGSGLVIDSVPELEFEETIAKAEKFRKVLST from the coding sequence ATGCAATGCGCTTTTTCGGTCTTTCTTGAAGCAGGCAAGGTGCAGCGTCAAAAACTTGCTGCACTGTTTAATGGATTCGCAACACTCTTCGACGCTGACATGTTATTGTCCGGCGTTACAGAAGAAGACGCACCGCTCCGCCGCTCAGCAAATATGTGCATAATCGGCATAGATCCTGTCAAAGAGCTTATTGTTCAGCCAGAAACAACAAGAGACGAAATCAAATCCTTTTGTTTCGACTCCGGCCATGAAACTCTCGGATACCTCGCCTACACATTCGGATTAAAAGAACGCGGCATAGCCTCTGATAAGCAAAATGACCTGCCACTGGGACATTTCCGTCAGTATTCTATCCTCATCACAGTAAATCTTACTACAGGCTTACTTGAATGTTCCGCCCTTGAAACTGCAGATCATCGCAAGGTGCAACGTCTTAAAGACTTGTGCACAACACCTCCTCACTGCGCGGATTTACTTCCTCAACGAGCCAAATTTCCAACGCCGACCCCGTCGATGAGCCAAGCAGAGTACATTGACGGCGTAAAAACCGTTCTTGAACACATTCGTAGCGGTGACACATACCAACTCTGTCTCTCTTCAGCATTTTCCATGACTGTTCCAGAGGACTTCAGCACATGCACCTGCAGCAACAAAAAGCAGTGCGATGCTGTCGGGCTCTTTATGCATTTATGGCAACATTATCCGGCAGCATACTATGCATGGTTCTCCTCCGAAAATGCAAAGATCATTTCCACATCACCAGAGTGTTTCCTGCGCGTTGAAGACGGATTAATCACGTCCGAGCCGATCAAAGGCACCCTTGCATTTGATGAATTTTCCGAAGAGTTGCTTGCCGAGTTGCATGAGTCTCCAAAAGAAAGCGCAGAACTTTCCATGATCGTAGACCTTATCCGTAACGATATTTCCGCGCACTGCGAATACGGGTCAGTCACTGTAGAACGCCACAAAGATATCTTTACTGTCGACAATATGTTGCAGATGTACTCTGTAGTACGCGGCACTCTCAAAAAAGACTCCACCTGTCTGGATCTTCTTTTCGACGCGTTTCCGGGTGGGTCCATCACCGGATGTCCGAAACTGCGCACCATGCAAATTATCGAAAAACTCGAGCCACACAGCCGTGATCTGTACTGTGGAAGCTTTCTCCACATAAAAAATACCACCACCATGAATTCAAGTATTGCAATTCGTACCGGATGGTTTACACATGATCATAGTGGCATACAAAAGTTCCGGTATTTTGCAGGGAGTGGGCTGGTGATTGATTCAGTGCCGGAGCTAGAATTCGAAGAAACGATTGCTAAAGCAGAAAAGTTTCGAAAGGTGCTATCGACATGA
- a CDS encoding aminodeoxychorismate/anthranilate synthase component II → MRIVLIDNNDSFTRNLEHLLVTATSCVPDIISYGEDGAALSSCSLDEYDLIVISPGPGHPVEYSAYDSVFKSGKPVLGICMGMQIINHYFGGTTDRLSDCIHGKTDLLELDGQLRTIARYHSLYLSSIGKGLRVTSTLSGTSVPMIIEHENRPIMGLQFHPESFLTEQGEWYIHHAMRFFGLS, encoded by the coding sequence GTGCGCATTGTATTAATAGATAACAACGACAGCTTCACCCGAAACCTTGAACATCTTCTAGTCACGGCAACATCATGCGTTCCGGACATTATTTCGTATGGTGAAGACGGGGCAGCACTATCATCCTGCTCATTAGACGAATACGATCTAATTGTCATTTCTCCAGGTCCCGGGCATCCTGTCGAATACAGCGCGTACGACTCTGTTTTTAAAAGCGGAAAACCAGTACTGGGGATCTGCATGGGCATGCAGATTATCAACCACTACTTCGGCGGCACCACCGACCGCCTTTCCGACTGTATACACGGTAAAACAGATTTGCTGGAATTAGACGGGCAGCTGCGAACCATTGCCCGTTACCATTCTTTATATCTCTCTTCCATTGGCAAAGGATTACGAGTAACGTCCACGTTATCAGGAACATCTGTTCCTATGATTATTGAACATGAAAACCGTCCCATCATGGGGCTTCAGTTCCATCCTGAATCGTTTTTAACGGAACAGGGTGAGTGGTACATTCACCATGCAATGCGCTTTTTCGGTCTTTCTTGA
- a CDS encoding polyphenol oxidase family protein produces the protein MALTGIEFAFPGVPNVRCFFQNRLGGESNGAFMSSNISLDVGDNPKHVVYNRIRLQKELGIQSWCELKQVHDDTLIFDPPETPAGTPATLEADGSATDKANKALVIKTADCQPILLAHKSGKYIAGLHVGWRGNRIAFPVSGVSNFCEKYGIEPANVFAVRGPSLGPAEAQFLNFDKEWGVEWVQWFNKEKKTMNLWQLTRHQLHLAGIPQEQIFGLDLCTKTLEDEFYSYRRDKLTGRQAAIIWIEQGL, from the coding sequence ATGGCTTTAACCGGAATTGAATTTGCGTTTCCCGGCGTTCCCAACGTTCGTTGCTTCTTTCAGAACCGTCTTGGCGGTGAAAGCAATGGTGCCTTCATGTCCAGCAACATCTCACTTGATGTGGGGGATAACCCCAAGCACGTTGTATACAACCGTATACGCCTGCAAAAGGAACTAGGCATCCAATCCTGGTGTGAATTAAAGCAAGTACACGACGACACACTCATATTCGATCCACCTGAAACGCCTGCTGGAACTCCTGCCACACTGGAAGCGGACGGAAGCGCCACCGATAAGGCAAACAAAGCCCTTGTTATCAAAACTGCTGACTGCCAGCCTATTCTTCTTGCCCATAAAAGTGGCAAGTACATAGCCGGACTCCATGTAGGCTGGCGGGGCAACCGTATTGCGTTTCCAGTTTCCGGAGTAAGCAATTTCTGCGAAAAATACGGCATTGAACCAGCCAACGTGTTTGCTGTCCGCGGTCCAAGCCTTGGCCCTGCAGAAGCGCAATTTCTTAATTTTGATAAAGAATGGGGTGTTGAGTGGGTACAATGGTTCAACAAAGAAAAAAAGACCATGAACCTGTGGCAGCTCACCAGACACCAGCTGCATCTGGCAGGCATTCCTCAGGAGCAGATTTTCGGCCTTGACCTTTGCACTAAAACGCTTGAAGACGAATTTTATTCTTACCGTCGAGACAAGCTCACTGGCAGGCAGGCTGCCATAATATGGATTGAGCAAGGCTTGTAA
- a CDS encoding 5-formyltetrahydrofolate cyclo-ligase encodes MTKAELRKKLLDQRKNLDEIFVQEASLHAQQHLMADDVWKNAEQVIIYSPIRNEVRTDLLLNDIWNSGRTLLLPRCDEKQGQMSLVQCSGEHELEKGKYGIMEPCSHCTVIDYDSKNFTPSLVIVPGVGFDLNGNRLGFGGGYYDRMLTRPAFNHATFVGLAYSFQIVPVLESDPWDQAMDALCTEEALQWL; translated from the coding sequence GTGACAAAAGCTGAATTACGCAAAAAACTCTTGGATCAGCGCAAAAATCTTGATGAAATTTTCGTTCAAGAGGCGTCCCTTCATGCACAGCAACATCTTATGGCTGATGATGTGTGGAAGAACGCGGAACAAGTCATCATTTATTCTCCAATACGCAACGAGGTTCGCACTGATCTACTCCTGAATGATATCTGGAATTCCGGCAGAACATTACTCCTGCCCCGATGTGATGAAAAGCAAGGACAAATGTCGCTTGTTCAGTGCAGTGGGGAACACGAGCTGGAAAAAGGCAAATACGGAATTATGGAACCATGTAGCCATTGCACTGTCATTGATTACGATTCTAAAAACTTTACGCCGTCACTTGTCATTGTACCCGGTGTCGGATTTGATTTGAACGGAAACCGACTTGGATTCGGCGGTGGATACTATGACAGGATGTTAACAAGACCGGCTTTTAATCATGCAACCTTTGTTGGATTGGCTTATTCTTTTCAAATAGTCCCTGTTCTAGAATCTGACCCATGGGATCAGGCGATGGATGCATTATGCACTGAGGAGGCTTTGCAATGGCTTTAA
- a CDS encoding metallophosphoesterase family protein: MSDFWICIGDIHDEISRLKDIPELAQARGVIISGDLTLAKGVSAARRVIDAVAAINPVVYAQIGNMDHSEVTEFLEEQGCNIHRSVAELTPEVAVMGVGTSSTTPFNTPSETPDETLGEWLEEGYAKTSQYDATVVVVHDPPFDTSCDDLGNGVHVGSKAVRTFIEKTQPQLVLCGHIHEARSVDTLGKTTIINTGMLADGGYAKIMLEGTTLRAELCAL, encoded by the coding sequence ATGAGCGATTTTTGGATTTGTATTGGTGATATTCATGACGAGATTTCTCGGCTCAAAGATATTCCGGAACTTGCGCAAGCTCGCGGCGTAATTATCAGTGGTGATTTAACCTTGGCGAAAGGTGTTTCTGCTGCTCGTCGTGTTATTGACGCTGTGGCCGCTATTAATCCGGTTGTCTACGCGCAGATTGGGAATATGGATCATTCTGAAGTGACAGAGTTTTTAGAGGAGCAAGGCTGCAATATTCACCGTTCTGTAGCAGAGCTCACTCCTGAAGTTGCTGTTATGGGTGTGGGAACTTCCAGCACTACGCCATTCAATACTCCTTCTGAAACTCCTGATGAGACTCTGGGTGAGTGGCTGGAGGAAGGTTACGCTAAAACATCACAGTATGATGCCACTGTTGTCGTTGTGCATGATCCGCCGTTTGATACGAGTTGCGATGACTTGGGTAATGGCGTGCATGTTGGGAGTAAAGCTGTTCGTACTTTTATTGAAAAGACGCAGCCGCAACTGGTATTGTGTGGACATATTCATGAAGCCCGTTCAGTAGATACTCTTGGTAAGACAACTATCATCAACACAGGCATGTTGGCTGATGGCGGTTATGCAAAAATCATGTTGGAAGGCACAACGCTTCGTGCAGAACTGTGCGCCTTGTAA
- the infA gene encoding translation initiation factor IF-1 — protein sequence MAKEEAIQVNGEVMEALPNAMFLVRLENGHECLAHISGKMRKFRIRVLPGDTVTVELSPYDLTRGRITFRPR from the coding sequence ATGGCAAAAGAAGAAGCCATTCAAGTAAATGGTGAAGTTATGGAAGCACTGCCAAACGCAATGTTTCTTGTTCGCCTCGAAAATGGTCACGAATGTCTTGCACACATCTCCGGTAAAATGCGCAAATTCCGTATTCGCGTTCTGCCAGGAGATACAGTTACTGTAGAACTTTCACCTTATGACCTCACTCGCGGTCGTATTACCTTCCGTCCACGTTAG